One Candidatus Neomarinimicrobiota bacterium DNA segment encodes these proteins:
- a CDS encoding DUF2207 domain-containing protein: MMRKIALLSFLTIITATSVFAKDYTIDNVEIEARINADGTVRLTEARTYSFEEEFTWANYTIQKSGFTELTDISIRDGQGLYTHEDSEEPRTFQVTTNEQEINLKWFYQAEDETKTFTVEYTIHGALAVGPEWAEFFWNFIGDQWKTTTRSATVRSMLPRAVGSDSMHVWLRTLNESAAVTPREDGALITVERLKSNQSLKSRFLFPTPVLANPEITAPELTLTDVRADEAMYQKELEAELERKAHYASLGRYLTIIIAVLSLLIWVYFFRKYGVRHRIKGIPERLYSPPTSHPPATVGWLMQNRSVNGSHLVATLFDLARRGYFVLKEEEGEKKFLQKKKPRFRIELPEGAGTTETADLLDWEQDLFEYVTSVMEDGVVYFDQLTDQRSNMRKWFTGWAKVVKEDAKSHAWLDSESIKGAIIHGVLQGLLLAFSLLAIYWTGLFGLIAAFTTAVFIILSFVIVRRTESGEEVFRKWKAFKTGIKNGDRNRFSAENIDKMFVYAVALAVSEKHLGHWLTEASPRAHAIPWIVFSGASSDAAAVASSMATLAGTGMQSVSSVAGGSGATAGSAGGGTGGGAG; the protein is encoded by the coding sequence ATGATGCGCAAAATCGCGCTGTTGAGTTTCCTCACTATTATTACGGCAACTTCTGTTTTTGCAAAAGACTATACTATCGACAACGTGGAGATCGAAGCCCGCATCAACGCGGACGGCACCGTCCGGCTCACCGAGGCCCGCACCTACTCCTTCGAGGAGGAATTCACCTGGGCAAACTATACCATTCAGAAGTCAGGATTTACAGAGCTCACCGACATTTCAATTAGAGATGGTCAGGGACTGTATACTCATGAAGATTCTGAAGAACCACGGACATTTCAGGTGACGACCAACGAGCAGGAGATCAACCTGAAGTGGTTCTACCAGGCGGAGGACGAGACCAAAACGTTTACTGTCGAATATACAATCCATGGCGCGCTGGCAGTGGGGCCGGAGTGGGCGGAATTCTTCTGGAATTTTATTGGCGATCAGTGGAAGACTACCACCCGATCCGCAACGGTTCGGAGCATGCTGCCGCGAGCCGTGGGCTCCGATTCGATGCACGTCTGGCTGAGGACGCTGAACGAATCAGCGGCGGTTACCCCCAGGGAAGATGGTGCCCTGATTACGGTCGAGCGATTGAAGTCCAACCAGAGCCTGAAGAGCCGATTTCTGTTTCCCACGCCTGTGCTGGCGAATCCGGAGATTACCGCGCCGGAGTTGACCCTCACCGACGTTCGCGCTGACGAGGCCATGTATCAGAAAGAGCTCGAAGCGGAGCTGGAGCGGAAAGCGCACTACGCATCGCTGGGACGGTATTTGACTATCATCATCGCCGTGCTGAGTCTGCTGATCTGGGTCTACTTTTTCCGGAAATACGGCGTCCGGCACAGGATCAAAGGCATCCCGGAGCGCCTGTATTCTCCGCCTACATCGCATCCGCCGGCCACGGTTGGATGGCTGATGCAGAACCGCTCTGTAAACGGGAGTCATCTGGTGGCCACTTTGTTCGATCTTGCCAGGCGCGGATATTTTGTTCTCAAAGAGGAAGAGGGCGAAAAAAAATTCCTCCAGAAGAAAAAGCCCCGGTTCCGGATCGAATTACCGGAAGGAGCCGGGACGACGGAAACTGCGGATTTGCTGGACTGGGAACAGGATTTGTTTGAGTACGTCACCAGTGTGATGGAGGATGGTGTGGTCTATTTCGATCAGCTAACCGATCAGCGGAGCAATATGCGGAAGTGGTTCACAGGCTGGGCCAAGGTCGTGAAGGAGGACGCAAAATCCCACGCCTGGCTGGACAGCGAGAGTATAAAGGGTGCTATAATACACGGCGTGCTTCAGGGATTGCTTCTGGCCTTCAGTCTGCTTGCTATCTACTGGACAGGGCTATTCGGTCTTATTGCCGCGTTCACAACAGCAGTGTTTATTATTCTCTCCTTTGTGATCGTCCGACGAACCGAATCCGGTGAGGAAGTATTTCGGAAATGGAAGGCCTTTAAGACCGGAATAAAAAATGGCGATCGGAACAGGTTCAGCGCTGAAAATATCGACAAGATGTTTGTCTATGCCGTAGCGCTGGCCGTCTCCGAGAAGCACCTTGGTCACTGGCTGACAGAGGCCTCCCCAAGAGCACACGCCATCCCGTGGATCGTGTTTTCAGGCGCCAGCTCAGACGCTGCGGCAGTAGCGAGCAGCATGGCCACTCTCGCCGGTACCGGAATGCAGTCCGTCTCCTCCGTGGCCGGTGGATCAGGCGCTACAGCCGGATCCGCAGGTGGCGGAACCGGCGGCGGTGCCGGATAG